The genomic region CCAATATGATGATAACTGCTGCTTTAAGCCGTGTGATACGGACTCAGTAAGGGACGTTGAGTGGAGATTAATCTGGTGTTTTTCCAAGATCAAGGATGACTTTTCAAGCTGAGCCTTTAAACCAACTTGGAGGAAAAGTCCTTAAAGTGCTGAGAATCATGGAAAATTCCCATTTCCcggctgatgaagaccatgcAGGTGAAAGGCCTGGAACAGTTTTGACAGTTtcttctctctgtttgtgtctcagaTGAGGATAGTGTGTAAGGACGTGACGGCGGAGACGCTGTACGACGTCCTCCATGACACCAACTACCGCAGGAAGTGGGACACCAACATGATCGACACGTACGACATCGGCAGGCTGACCGCCAACGCCGACATCGGATATTACTCCTGTCAGTTCGTCAGTGGTTTGAGTGTGTGATGTGAACAGCTGGCCCAGTTTGCATTAAAGCACTTTTCAGTGTTGGATCCGTCGTTGCAGTCTTTAGCGTCTGTAACGTTCTGATGTGTTTCCGTCCTCGCTtggttttaatgtgtgtgtgtttggtttgaagGGAAATGCCCGAGCCCTCTGAAGAACAGAGACTTTGTGACGATGAGATCTTGGCTTCCTCTCGGCAACGACTACCTGATCATCAACTACTCCGTCAAACACCCGGTGAGCATCACAGTTATATTTACATCCGTCTGCGAGTCTCTTCTGTCCCGCTGGGACGTAAAGGAGATGGTTAACCTGTCTCATTTACCCAGACAGAGATTTTAAGCAGCtcagttcagaatcagaatctggTTTGTAACCTTCTGAGGTAACAAACTCTCTCTGGTCCGTCTCGAAGGGTGGTCTTCCCCTCCTGGTTTGGTGGCTGTTGAACCAGTACATTTCGACTAGCCGGGGTCAAACCTGGCGTCAGGACCAAGTGAGCTGCTTCCTGACTATTTGATTTCTCTGTCACTAGAGAAGAAACTGTAACGCAGCGTTGCGTGAAAGACTGCGTCAACAGTACATGAAAGTACTGCAGCATGTGCAGTATCTCAcaaagtgagtccacccctcacatctttgtaaatatgtgactttcatgtgacgacactgaagaaatgactgtttgctacaatgtaaagtacaATGTGTACAGCAAACCAAGACCAagcaagaccaagaccagagtttatcgagacaagaccaagacttttaggggctgagacaagttccctgcattgcatgtcacgcaataaaatgtggaacaagatctTAGGTGCCtctcaaagtgatctgaaagatccacattcccattaaaacacccacatacaaacactaagagctgaagtCAACGTcagcatcgcagggaggggggGCAGtcgttaattagggttattggttgcatttgaagctataagttttacttccaatcaaagtttggatgttcacaaatcagacaatgcaaaagcaatttattgatattcccaaagttatggtcttgactggtcttaaaataaaatcccgagtcctcaagtACAAAGGCGGTCGagaccgagacgagaccaagaccatcaaaaagtggtcttaagaccaagacccGTCTCGAGTACTGCAACcctacagcttgtataacagtgtaaatctgctgtcccctcaaaataacacatcacacagccgttaatgtctaaaccgctggcaacaacagtgaggacacccctaagtgaaaatgtccaagcTGGGCCCAAtcagccattttccctccccggggtcatgtgactcgttagatctcaggtgtgaatggggagcaggtgtgttaaattcaGTAACCGGGCCTTTTGGTGTGAAACCATCCTGTTACTTCCCAAAGGGGGTGCTGTGGGACCCTGGGCCCTTAATGCTGATGCTAGACTTTTACATTGACCAcctcattttgttgtttttaatcagaACGAAATAAAAATGAGCAAGAAACACAGTAAACACCAAAGTAAAGAAACACGGTCAAACGTGTGGTCAGAGGAACTTCCCGGCATTATGTTTTACAAGGTTACAGCCACACAGCGATATGTCGGCCCACAGTACAGTCTGTgagaccagaaccagaaccGATAGAAGATCTGAAAAgttctgtctgtcctgctgcaGAAAAGCTGTCTAAAGAGACGAAACACGACTCTGACAGGATGCAGAGGTTTAAAACGTTGACCTGGGGACGACTGACCTAAAGCGTCAACAATATCAGACCTAAAATTGGGTCCAGAGACCCAGAAAAAAGGTCGGAAACCTCTGATTTAAAGACACGTCTGTCCGTCTGCACTGTAAACTGCAAATGAATCAGTGTTCTCTTCTCTGCGTGTCTCCTCAGCAACATCCCCCTAAGAAGGACTACGTCCGAGCCGTGTCCCTACTGACCGGATACCTGATCCAGTCCAACGGAGCCAACTGCTCCACCCTGTACTACCTGACCCAGGTGGACCCCAAAGGTGAGACTGCACGCAGGAGACACGCCGTCAAGACTAAACATCAGGTCCTGCAGcgacagaatgaagagaaagGTCATGGGGGGGGGTTCTGCAGTACTGACAGGGTCCGACAGCTTTGTGAGGACCAAAAAGCTTGGGGTGTATGGGTAATACTACTTTTAGTATCAAGTCCTCCAACAAAGGTTTAGATTTGTTTCAACTACTCAGAGAAACACGATTTCTTCAGATACCTCTAACTGAGACAACAATTGTAAAAGTACTTGAGGTGAAGGACCGGGTCTGATAAATACAGCTAACATGAAATGAACTGAAGGCCGACAGACGGGACTCCCGAGTGAGCGAAGGAGCTTAAACCCCTTTAAAAGTAGCTTGGCTTTGGCTGAGCTGAAGCCTTTAAAGGACCCTGGAACCTTCATATTTCACTGTCACGCTTTTAAAATTTCCAGTCTTAGACAGTGTCAAACATTTCGTCTCACTTGATGACCGTGTTTCTgtcaaaagtaataaaataaagtttaaaaactgCTCCGACTCCATGCTGCTCCGTGTTTGTGGAAATTGTGATTTGATGTTTCGGATTGTTCTGACTGAACCAAACGTGAAGCTTTAACCTTTAAAGTGGCCTTTAAAGAAGTGCGGACGG from Micropterus dolomieu isolate WLL.071019.BEF.003 ecotype Adirondacks unplaced genomic scaffold, ASM2129224v1 contig_13051, whole genome shotgun sequence harbors:
- the stard15 gene encoding START domain-containing protein 10 gives rise to the protein MRIVCKDVTAETLYDVLHDTNYRRKWDTNMIDTYDIGRLTANADIGYYSWKCPSPLKNRDFVTMRSWLPLGNDYLIINYSVKHPQHPPKKDYVRAVSLLTGYLIQSNGANCSTLYYLTQVDPKGSLPKWVVNRVSQFVAPKAMRKIYKASLKYPEWKRKHNPNLKPWMFPEQNTLPCVSVSELTLQRADSLENIDESGLSEETRHSDEET